A part of Salvia hispanica cultivar TCC Black 2014 unplaced genomic scaffold, UniMelb_Shisp_WGS_1.0 HiC_scaffold_1103, whole genome shotgun sequence genomic DNA contains:
- the LOC125197942 gene encoding pentatricopeptide repeat-containing protein At5g48730, chloroplastic-like isoform X2, translated as MASLPGPTNPFPPSFSRPNHARSRISISMKPDPQPSNAGGNMVTTAERRLGQAKMKEVENRERKEETNRKIASKKAISIILRREATKAVIEKKKGGSKRLLPKSVLDALHERITALRWESALKIYW; from the exons ATGGCGTCTCTCCCGGGCCCCACCAATCCCTTCCCGCCGTCGTTCAGCCGGCCGAACCATGCCCGATCCCGGATCAGTATCAGCATGAAACCCGACCCGCAGCCGTCAAATGCTGGTGGAAACATGGTCACTACGGCTGAGAGGAGATTGGGGCAAGCCAAGATGAAGGAGGTGGAAAATCGAGAGAGGAAGGAGGAAACCAACAGGAAGATAGCGTCGAAAAAGGCCATTTCGATTATTCTCAGGAGAGAAGCTACGAAAGCGGTGATCGAGAAGAAGAAGGGGGGATCCAAGAGGCTGTTGCCGAAATCTGTTCTCGATGCCCTTCATGAGAGGATCACTGCTTTGCGTTGGGAGTCTGCTCTCAAG ATTTATTGGTGA
- the LOC125197942 gene encoding pentatricopeptide repeat-containing protein At5g48730, chloroplastic-like isoform X1, translating into MASLPGPTNPFPPSFSRPNHARSRISISMKPDPQPSNAGGNMVTTAERRLGQAKMKEVENRERKEETNRKIASKKAISIILRREATKAVIEKKKGGSKRLLPKSVLDALHERITALRWESALKVCCVISELNVV; encoded by the coding sequence ATGGCGTCTCTCCCGGGCCCCACCAATCCCTTCCCGCCGTCGTTCAGCCGGCCGAACCATGCCCGATCCCGGATCAGTATCAGCATGAAACCCGACCCGCAGCCGTCAAATGCTGGTGGAAACATGGTCACTACGGCTGAGAGGAGATTGGGGCAAGCCAAGATGAAGGAGGTGGAAAATCGAGAGAGGAAGGAGGAAACCAACAGGAAGATAGCGTCGAAAAAGGCCATTTCGATTATTCTCAGGAGAGAAGCTACGAAAGCGGTGATCGAGAAGAAGAAGGGGGGATCCAAGAGGCTGTTGCCGAAATCTGTTCTCGATGCCCTTCATGAGAGGATCACTGCTTTGCGTTGGGAGTCTGCTCTCAAGGTCTGTTGTGTGATTTCAGAACTCAACGTTGTTTGA